In Methanosphaera sp. ISO3-F5, a genomic segment contains:
- a CDS encoding homoserine O-acetyltransferase encodes MALLKSIGTVETQYYTLEEDLKLETGNILKTPTIAYETYGTLNAQKSNAIYVCHALTGDAHAAGWHDNDKKPGWWNIIIGPGKPLDTNKYFIICSNVIGSCKGSTGPSSINPDTGKEYGLDFPIVTIADMVSAQKKLMDHLEITQLYAVIGGSMGGMQVLEWTISHPEMIRNAIMIASGAYSTPQQIAFNAVERRSITEDPNWNKGNYYHTDKIPEQGLSVARMIGHITYLSNESMYEKFGRRLQDKNDFSYDFSNEFQVESYLEYQGFSFTKKFDANSYLYLTKALDYFDVRKNNSLEEGLKSVRAKMLIMSITSDWLYTHEHMEEIVQALRANNVDVTYSKLNSEYGHDAFLIENGQMNYIISNFLSKATVKDVMSKHVVTLHESKSVKNAAEVMLTKNKTHLPIVNSNNEIIGIITAWDLSKAIAMNTDNIEEIMTKDVATCFEDDSIYEVAHKMEEERISVLPVINEKHQVIGNISTNHLSNLLDLE; translated from the coding sequence TTGGCACTTTTAAAATCAATAGGTACAGTAGAAACACAATATTATACATTAGAAGAAGACCTAAAATTAGAAACAGGAAACATATTAAAAACTCCAACAATTGCCTATGAAACATACGGGACATTAAATGCACAAAAAAGTAATGCAATATATGTTTGTCATGCACTAACAGGTGATGCACACGCAGCAGGTTGGCATGACAATGATAAAAAACCAGGTTGGTGGAACATAATAATCGGTCCAGGAAAACCATTAGATACAAATAAATATTTCATCATATGTTCTAACGTAATAGGAAGTTGTAAAGGTTCCACAGGACCTAGCTCAATAAATCCAGACACAGGAAAAGAATACGGATTAGACTTTCCAATAGTTACCATAGCCGACATGGTATCCGCTCAAAAGAAACTAATGGACCATTTAGAAATCACCCAATTATATGCAGTTATTGGAGGATCAATGGGGGGAATGCAAGTACTCGAATGGACAATTTCACACCCTGAAATGATAAGAAATGCAATAATGATAGCATCCGGAGCATACTCTACACCACAACAAATAGCATTTAATGCAGTTGAACGCAGATCAATAACAGAAGATCCAAACTGGAACAAGGGAAATTATTATCATACAGACAAAATACCAGAACAAGGATTATCAGTTGCCCGAATGATAGGACACATCACATACTTAAGCAACGAATCAATGTACGAAAAATTTGGAAGACGACTCCAAGACAAAAACGATTTCAGCTATGATTTCAGCAATGAATTCCAAGTAGAAAGTTATCTTGAATATCAAGGATTTTCTTTCACAAAAAAATTTGATGCAAACAGTTACCTATACTTAACAAAAGCATTAGACTACTTTGATGTCAGAAAAAACAATTCATTAGAAGAAGGATTAAAATCAGTAAGAGCAAAAATGCTCATAATGTCCATAACTTCAGACTGGTTATACACTCATGAACACATGGAAGAAATAGTTCAAGCATTAAGAGCAAATAATGTTGATGTAACCTATTCTAAACTAAATTCAGAATACGGACATGATGCATTTTTAATAGAAAATGGTCAAATGAACTACATTATCAGCAACTTTTTATCTAAAGCAACAGTAAAAGATGTTATGAGTAAACACGTTGTAACACTACACGAATCAAAAAGTGTTAAAAATGCAGCAGAAGTAATGCTTACAAAAAATAAAACACATCTTCCTATAGTCAATTCAAACAATGAAATAATCGGAATCATCACTGCATGGGATTTATCTAAAGCAATAGCTATGAACACGGACAATATAGAAGAAATCATGACAAAGGACGTTGCCACATGTTTTGAAGACGATTCAATTTATGAAGTTGCTCATAAAATGGAAGAAGAACGCATATCCGTTTTACCAGTAATTAATGAAAAACACCAAGTAATTGGTAACATATCAACTAATCATTTATCAAACTTATTAGATTTAGAATAA
- a CDS encoding alpha/beta hydrolase: MFKKDINYKVEGKGKPLILIHGLSDSLEYWEPLSSILKNKHKIIRYDIRGHGKSPLSREEISIDLLVDDLNILLNNLKVDECIIVGFSMGGLIGLSYAIKYPEKVSSIILMSTFARCSSYVENIFLQLRNAVKSSYDDFYEYILPMVLCPNIIEENKKELEMIKEYASNNVNTMAIEKAINAMLGFDIIYDLDQFDIPTLILCGKYDTLVPPSLQEETHKKIINSEMIVLDNLKHNLLVGKNISKISDIIVDFILKQ; the protein is encoded by the coding sequence ATGTTTAAAAAAGATATTAATTATAAAGTTGAAGGAAAAGGTAAACCATTAATTCTTATACATGGATTATCGGATAGTTTGGAGTACTGGGAACCTCTAAGCAGTATTTTAAAAAATAAGCATAAAATAATACGCTATGATATAAGAGGTCATGGTAAAAGTCCATTAAGTAGGGAAGAAATAAGTATTGATTTACTTGTAGATGATTTAAACATTTTATTAAATAATTTAAAGGTTGATGAATGTATAATAGTAGGATTTTCGATGGGAGGACTAATTGGATTAAGCTATGCTATAAAATATCCTGAAAAAGTTTCATCAATCATATTAATGTCTACTTTTGCAAGATGTTCATCATATGTTGAAAATATTTTTCTACAATTAAGAAATGCTGTTAAATCATCCTATGACGATTTTTATGAATATATACTGCCAATGGTATTATGTCCGAATATAATTGAAGAAAACAAAAAGGAACTTGAAATGATAAAAGAATATGCTTCTAATAATGTAAACACTATGGCGATTGAAAAAGCTATTAATGCAATGCTAGGATTTGACATTATCTATGACTTAGATCAATTTGATATTCCAACATTAATATTGTGTGGAAAATATGATACTCTAGTTCCACCTTCTTTACAAGAAGAAACACATAAAAAAATTATTAATTCTGAAATGATTGTTTTGGATAATCTTAAACATAATTTACTGGTGGGTAAAAATATTTCTAAGATAAGTGATATAATTGTGGATTTTATCTTAAAACAATAA
- the fbp gene encoding fructose-1,6-bisphosphate aldolase/phosphatase: MKTTVSIIKADIGSVGGHAVTHQLLKDKCNEYLSKAKEEGLLKDFYITNCGDDIDMIMTHTNGPDNEEVHKLAFDTFMAGAEVAKGLKLYGAGQDLLSDTFSGNIKGMGPGSAEIEFEERGSDPVFAYCCDKTEPGAFNLPLFRMFADPFNTAGLVIDPTLHGGFDFEVYDVIENRKVTMSCPDEMYDLLALIGSTGRYVIKRIFRRSDGEIAAAVSTDRLNLMAGKYIGKDDPVAIVRSQSGFPAGGETTEPFAFPHLVSGWMRGSHNGPLMPVGEADARPVRFDGPPRVIGLGFQVNNAELVGPVDMFADPAFDEARTTATKVANYMRRHGPFEPHRLPADEMEYTSLPGVLTKLEDRFEDM, encoded by the coding sequence ATGAAAACTACTGTAAGTATAATTAAAGCAGATATTGGTAGTGTTGGTGGACACGCAGTAACACACCAATTATTAAAAGATAAATGTAACGAATATTTATCAAAAGCAAAAGAAGAAGGATTATTAAAAGATTTCTATATAACCAATTGTGGTGACGACATAGACATGATTATGACCCACACAAACGGTCCAGACAATGAAGAAGTACACAAACTCGCATTTGATACATTCATGGCAGGAGCAGAAGTAGCAAAAGGACTTAAATTATACGGTGCAGGTCAAGACTTATTATCTGATACATTCAGTGGAAACATTAAAGGTATGGGACCAGGTAGTGCAGAAATAGAATTCGAAGAAAGAGGATCAGACCCAGTATTCGCATACTGCTGTGATAAAACAGAACCAGGAGCATTCAACTTACCATTATTCAGAATGTTTGCAGACCCTTTCAACACTGCAGGATTAGTAATCGACCCAACATTACACGGTGGATTCGACTTCGAAGTATACGATGTAATTGAAAACAGAAAAGTAACAATGTCCTGTCCAGATGAAATGTACGATTTATTAGCTTTAATCGGTTCAACAGGAAGATATGTAATAAAAAGAATATTCAGAAGATCAGATGGTGAAATAGCAGCTGCAGTAAGTACTGACAGACTTAACCTCATGGCAGGAAAATACATAGGTAAAGATGACCCAGTAGCAATTGTAAGATCACAATCAGGATTCCCAGCTGGTGGAGAAACAACAGAACCATTCGCATTCCCACACTTAGTAAGTGGATGGATGAGAGGATCACATAACGGACCTTTAATGCCTGTTGGTGAAGCAGATGCAAGACCTGTAAGATTCGACGGACCTCCTCGTGTAATCGGACTAGGTTTCCAAGTAAACAACGCAGAACTTGTTGGACCAGTTGACATGTTCGCAGACCCTGCATTTGATGAAGCAAGAACAACTGCAACAAAAGTAGCAAACTACATGAGAAGACACGGACCATTCGAACCACACAGATTACCTGCAGACGAAATGGAATACACAAGTCTTCCAGGTGTTCTTACAAAACTTGAAGACAGATTCGAAGATATGTAA
- a CDS encoding isocitrate/isopropylmalate dehydrogenase family protein: protein MFKITTIPGDGIGQEVMKPTLEILETTNANFDFIPQEAGKECYKKYGTNLPQETINSCKESDSTLFGAVTSIPQQKSAIVTLRKELNLYINQRPIKSYTNPEINFTIIRENSEGLYSHMEEDNGEETIAIRKITHKASERICDYAFRYAEKIGKKTVTAAHKANVLPITDGVFKTAFYKIANQYPNIIPNDYYIDAMAMYLITKPSQFDVIVTTNLFGDILSDEGGGLLGSLGLIPSANIGNDNGLFEPVHGSAPDIAGKNKANPIAMILSSCLMLEFLNMEKEAQNIQNTIEEIIREGKIKTPDMGGTQNTQEMCDEIIKKL, encoded by the coding sequence TTGTTTAAAATAACAACTATTCCAGGAGACGGAATAGGACAAGAAGTAATGAAACCAACATTAGAAATCCTGGAAACAACAAATGCAAATTTTGATTTCATACCACAAGAAGCAGGAAAAGAATGTTACAAAAAATACGGAACCAATTTACCCCAAGAAACAATAAACTCATGCAAAGAAAGTGATTCAACATTGTTCGGAGCAGTAACATCTATCCCCCAACAAAAAAGTGCAATAGTTACACTAAGAAAAGAATTAAATCTATACATAAACCAAAGACCAATAAAATCATACACCAACCCAGAAATTAATTTTACAATAATAAGAGAAAATTCGGAAGGATTATATTCACATATGGAAGAAGATAATGGTGAAGAAACCATTGCAATAAGAAAAATTACACATAAAGCATCAGAAAGAATATGTGATTATGCATTCAGATACGCAGAAAAAATAGGGAAAAAAACTGTGACCGCAGCACATAAAGCAAACGTACTGCCCATTACAGATGGAGTGTTTAAAACAGCATTTTATAAAATTGCCAACCAATACCCTAACATAATTCCAAACGACTACTACATAGATGCAATGGCAATGTACCTGATAACCAAACCATCACAATTTGATGTGATTGTAACAACAAACTTATTCGGAGATATTTTATCCGACGAGGGAGGAGGATTATTAGGAAGTTTAGGATTAATCCCCTCAGCAAACATTGGAAATGACAATGGACTATTTGAACCAGTACATGGATCTGCACCAGACATAGCTGGAAAAAATAAAGCAAACCCTATTGCAATGATACTGTCTAGTTGTTTAATGTTAGAATTCCTTAACATGGAAAAAGAGGCACAAAACATTCAGAACACTATTGAAGAAATAATAAGAGAAGGAAAAATTAAAACACCAGATATGGGTGGTACTCAGAATACTCAGGAAATGTGTGATGAAATTATCAAAAAACTGTAA
- a CDS encoding HEAT repeat domain-containing protein — MIMSKEEIVNAIQNLNDEDDFVRLEAESTISMYMPAEIDVLHEEVLNIDYPKNTRLTMVELLRDLKDPSSMDVFVKLLNDRNKWIRRQSSSALADYGEDAVEPLLTLVDDENWRARGGAVWALAKIARPDTLDVFLKAYKDEKSFVRSGAVFGLGNIGGDEAVEALKYLAENDESGYIKANALTFLDKLSGE; from the coding sequence ATGATTATGAGTAAAGAAGAAATTGTTAACGCTATCCAAAATTTAAATGATGAAGATGATTTTGTAAGATTAGAAGCAGAAAGTACGATTTCTATGTATATGCCTGCAGAGATTGATGTTTTACATGAAGAAGTGTTGAATATTGATTATCCTAAAAATACTCGTTTAACAATGGTGGAATTATTAAGGGATTTAAAAGATCCTAGTTCTATGGATGTTTTTGTTAAATTATTAAATGATAGGAATAAATGGATTAGAAGACAATCTAGTTCAGCTCTTGCTGATTATGGTGAAGATGCAGTGGAACCTCTATTAACTCTTGTTGATGATGAAAATTGGAGGGCTAGGGGTGGAGCTGTTTGGGCTTTAGCTAAAATTGCAAGACCTGATACTTTGGATGTTTTCCTCAAGGCTTATAAGGATGAAAAAAGTTTTGTCCGTTCCGGTGCAGTATTTGGTTTAGGAAATATTGGTGGGGATGAAGCTGTTGAAGCTTTAAAATATCTTGCTGAAAATGATGAAAGTGGTTATATTAAAGCTAATGCATTAACTTTCCTGGATAAATTAAGTGGGGAATAA
- a CDS encoding malate dehydrogenase yields the protein MVKISIIGASGTIGKNVAFTLAREDVIDEIVMYSRESSHNRVKGEVLDMYDALAAEDIESVLTASSNLEDISDSKIVLITSGVPRQPGYTRLDLAVPNAEIIKEYSQAIAKYAPNSIILIVTNPVDVMTSIALQYSGFEKNRVIGLGNHLDSLRLKTILAKHFKIHNGEIHTRVIGEHGDHMVPLLSSSTIGGIPLKYFVQSTDLEPDELVSRIRNAGGNIISKKGATEYGPSYAISNLIRTIINDSRKILTVSTYLEGEVEGVYDVSLGVPVILCKRGIQRIVPVRMNDYERSEFFDAARTVKKCTYKIRELLEE from the coding sequence ATAGTTAAAATCTCAATAATAGGTGCTTCAGGAACAATTGGAAAAAATGTAGCATTTACGTTAGCAAGAGAAGATGTAATTGATGAAATAGTAATGTACTCACGTGAAAGTAGTCATAACAGGGTTAAAGGGGAAGTTCTGGACATGTATGATGCTCTTGCAGCAGAAGATATAGAGAGTGTATTAACAGCATCCAGTAATCTTGAAGACATATCCGATTCAAAAATTGTTTTAATTACTTCTGGAGTTCCACGTCAACCAGGATATACTAGACTTGACTTAGCAGTACCTAATGCCGAAATAATAAAAGAATATTCACAAGCAATAGCAAAATATGCTCCGAATTCAATTATATTAATAGTTACAAATCCGGTTGATGTAATGACATCTATAGCTTTACAATATTCAGGTTTTGAAAAAAATAGAGTAATAGGGCTTGGAAATCACTTAGATTCTCTAAGATTAAAAACAATTCTTGCAAAACATTTTAAAATTCATAATGGTGAAATACACACAAGGGTAATCGGGGAACATGGAGATCACATGGTGCCTTTATTAAGTTCATCTACTATCGGTGGTATTCCACTTAAATATTTTGTACAATCTACTGATTTAGAACCAGATGAATTAGTTAGTAGAATTAGAAATGCCGGTGGAAATATTATTTCTAAAAAAGGAGCAACAGAATATGGTCCATCCTATGCTATTAGTAATCTTATACGAACAATAATAAATGATAGCAGGAAAATTCTTACTGTAAGTACTTATCTTGAAGGAGAAGTAGAAGGAGTATATGATGTTTCATTAGGTGTGCCAGTAATTCTTTGTAAACGAGGAATTCAGAGAATTGTCCCTGTTCGAATGAATGATTATGAAAGATCTGAATTTTTTGATGCAGCAAGAACTGTTAAGAAATGCACTTATAAGATTCGTGAATTATTAGAAGAGTAA
- the npdG gene encoding NADPH-dependent F420 reductase codes for MKIGIIGGTGSQGLNLGKRLAIAGEDVIIGSRKEDKALTKVEETLELLKDYENINMVGMSNEDAAKEGELLILTVPLAAQKATLQSIKEFVGEKILIDATVPLETAIGGSPARFVDLMEGSAAERTAKILKKTGVKVVAGFNNISNSHLENIPEPIDCDCLIAGDDNEAKAQVKELVEKIPGIKCIDCGKLEKARMIEKITPLLIGLNIKYKSHYGGLRITGIDF; via the coding sequence ATGAAAATAGGAATAATTGGTGGAACAGGTTCACAAGGATTAAACTTAGGAAAAAGATTAGCAATAGCTGGAGAAGATGTAATCATCGGAAGCAGAAAAGAAGATAAAGCATTAACTAAAGTAGAAGAAACATTAGAATTACTAAAAGACTACGAAAATATTAATATGGTGGGAATGTCTAATGAAGACGCAGCCAAAGAAGGAGAACTTCTCATTCTAACAGTACCATTAGCAGCACAAAAAGCAACATTACAATCCATAAAAGAATTTGTAGGAGAAAAAATATTAATCGATGCAACAGTACCACTGGAAACAGCAATTGGAGGATCACCAGCAAGATTTGTTGATTTAATGGAAGGATCCGCTGCAGAAAGAACAGCTAAAATCCTTAAAAAAACAGGAGTAAAAGTAGTAGCAGGATTCAATAATATAAGTAATTCACATTTAGAAAACATACCAGAACCAATAGACTGTGACTGTCTCATTGCAGGAGACGATAATGAAGCTAAAGCACAAGTAAAAGAGTTAGTAGAAAAAATACCTGGAATAAAATGCATAGACTGTGGTAAACTAGAAAAAGCACGAATGATAGAAAAAATCACGCCATTACTAATAGGTTTAAACATAAAATATAAATCCCATTACGGTGGATTAAGAATTACTGGAATAGACTTCTAA
- a CDS encoding P-II family nitrogen regulator — translation MKQITAIIRTERLDAVKDALEKVDSRGITVSDVKGRGEQLGIEEKYRGKSYRIDLLPKVKLVTVVHDSAVEEVVNAIVEAAKTGNIGDGKIFITNVEEVIKIRTGERGDDAL, via the coding sequence ATGAAACAGATAACAGCTATTATACGTACAGAAAGATTAGATGCAGTTAAGGATGCTCTGGAAAAAGTGGACAGTCGTGGAATCACAGTTAGTGATGTTAAAGGTAGAGGAGAACAGTTAGGTATAGAAGAAAAATATCGTGGAAAAAGTTATCGTATAGATCTTTTACCTAAAGTTAAACTTGTTACAGTTGTTCATGATTCTGCAGTTGAAGAGGTTGTAAATGCAATTGTAGAAGCAGCAAAAACTGGAAATATAGGAGATGGAAAAATTTTCATAACTAACGTTGAAGAAGTTATTAAAATTAGGACTGGCGAACGCGGTGATGATGCATTATAA
- a CDS encoding ammonium transporter has translation MVAETLLNTGDTAWILISTALVMIMTLPGLALFYGGMSKKKNVLNTMFLSLTAFAIASIIWVSFGYQFAFGETLNGFIGIPTNFFLTGIGLDMLHPDTGIPELLFVAFQATFAAITVALISGAVVGRMKAKAWLIFIIIWLTLVYIPVAHWVWGGGWLYQLGALDFAGGAVVHLNSGIAALALILILGPRKDQRLLPHHLGYVVIGAALLWFGWFGFNGGSALAANGLAANGLITTNVAAATAMIGWILIDLWKSGKPTVLGATTGAVAGLVAITPAAGFVDIPSSMIIGFTTVFISYFAISYLKPKLGYDDALDAFGVHGLSGTWGAILTGVFATPAIGGVSGLIYGNPEQVIIQIISIVAVGVYSFILTYGIAKVLDKIMGIRVDEQTETEGLDVREHEELGYRI, from the coding sequence TTGGTAGCAGAAACGTTACTGAACACGGGAGACACAGCATGGATTTTAATCTCCACAGCATTAGTCATGATAATGACATTACCCGGATTAGCATTATTTTATGGAGGAATGAGCAAAAAGAAAAACGTTTTAAACACAATGTTTCTATCTTTAACAGCATTCGCCATTGCAAGCATAATCTGGGTATCATTTGGTTATCAATTTGCATTTGGAGAAACATTAAACGGATTTATAGGCATACCAACAAATTTCTTCTTAACAGGAATCGGATTGGATATGCTTCATCCAGACACAGGAATACCAGAATTATTATTTGTTGCATTCCAAGCAACATTTGCAGCAATAACCGTTGCATTAATTTCAGGAGCAGTAGTAGGACGAATGAAAGCCAAAGCATGGCTAATATTCATAATAATATGGTTAACACTAGTATACATCCCAGTAGCACACTGGGTATGGGGAGGAGGATGGCTATACCAACTAGGAGCATTAGACTTCGCAGGAGGAGCAGTAGTACATCTTAACTCAGGTATAGCAGCACTTGCATTAATATTAATACTAGGACCAAGAAAAGATCAAAGATTACTCCCTCACCATCTAGGATATGTAGTAATAGGAGCAGCATTACTATGGTTCGGATGGTTCGGATTTAATGGTGGATCAGCATTAGCAGCAAACGGACTAGCAGCAAACGGACTAATAACAACAAACGTAGCTGCAGCAACAGCAATGATTGGATGGATACTAATAGACCTCTGGAAATCTGGAAAACCAACAGTACTTGGTGCAACAACCGGAGCAGTAGCAGGATTAGTAGCTATAACACCAGCAGCAGGATTTGTAGACATACCATCTTCCATGATAATAGGATTCACCACAGTATTCATATCCTACTTTGCAATATCATACTTAAAACCAAAACTAGGATACGATGATGCATTAGATGCATTCGGAGTACATGGTTTATCAGGAACCTGGGGTGCAATTCTTACAGGAGTATTTGCAACACCAGCCATTGGAGGAGTTTCTGGGTTAATATATGGTAATCCAGAACAGGTTATAATACAAATAATTAGTATAGTAGCAGTAGGAGTTTACTCATTTATATTAACATATGGTATAGCAAAAGTTTTAGATAAAATAATGGGAATAAGAGTAGATGAACAAACAGAAACAGAAGGTTTAGATGTTAGAGAACATGAAGAACTTGGTTACAGAATATAA
- a CDS encoding alanine--glyoxylate aminotransferase family protein, whose protein sequence is MEDILLMIPGPTTVPKRVLDAMAQPITNHRGAAYGEILDETTAMLSEVFQTDNKSYLLTGSGTSAMEAAIANIVEKGDKVINVVGGKFGERLQQLTEVFGGESIEVTVPWGQAADPAEIKRVVEENDDAKALTMIHNESSTAVVNPIKEVGEIMKDHDTLFVVDTVSSLAGDTVKVDEYGLDICLSGSQKCLAAPPGMSMLTLSDDAWNVVDKVESPTYYLDMKKMRKSGAKSQTPYTPSVSMTYAMNEALSMVLEEGLDARIKRHHTGAEATREAAKALGLELFAREGDYSNTLTGIKMPEGVTDKQLRGTMRDKYQIELAGGQDHLSGNIFRIGHMGITGLQELAMTFTCLEMTLKEFGFDFEAGAGVAALQDVYLKN, encoded by the coding sequence ATGGAAGACATATTATTAATGATTCCTGGACCTACAACTGTTCCAAAAAGGGTTTTAGATGCAATGGCACAACCTATAACAAATCATAGAGGAGCAGCATATGGTGAAATTTTAGATGAAACAACAGCAATGTTATCTGAAGTTTTCCAAACTGATAATAAATCATATTTATTAACAGGTTCCGGTACTAGTGCAATGGAAGCTGCAATAGCAAACATTGTTGAAAAAGGTGATAAAGTAATCAATGTTGTTGGAGGAAAATTTGGAGAAAGACTTCAGCAATTAACAGAAGTATTTGGTGGAGAATCTATCGAAGTTACTGTACCTTGGGGCCAAGCAGCAGATCCGGCTGAAATAAAAAGAGTAGTAGAAGAAAACGATGATGCTAAAGCTTTAACAATGATACACAATGAAAGTTCAACAGCTGTAGTTAATCCAATTAAAGAAGTTGGAGAAATAATGAAAGATCATGATACATTATTTGTTGTTGACACTGTTTCTTCTCTTGCTGGTGATACTGTTAAAGTAGATGAATATGGTTTGGATATTTGTTTAAGTGGTTCACAAAAATGTCTTGCTGCACCACCTGGAATGAGTATGTTAACTTTAAGTGATGATGCATGGAATGTTGTTGATAAAGTAGAATCTCCTACTTATTATCTTGATATGAAAAAAATGAGAAAAAGTGGAGCTAAATCTCAAACTCCTTACACTCCTAGTGTATCAATGACATATGCAATGAATGAAGCATTAAGTATGGTATTAGAAGAAGGCTTAGATGCTCGTATCAAACGTCATCACACTGGTGCTGAAGCTACACGTGAAGCTGCAAAAGCATTAGGTCTTGAATTATTTGCACGTGAAGGTGATTATTCAAATACTCTTACTGGTATTAAAATGCCTGAAGGTGTTACTGATAAACAGTTACGCGGAACTATGAGGGATAAATATCAAATTGAATTAGCTGGTGGTCAAGATCACCTTAGTGGTAACATTTTCAGAATAGGTCACATGGGTATTACTGGTTTACAGGAATTAGCTATGACTTTCACCTGTCTAGAAATGACATTAAAAGAATTTGGATTTGACTTTGAAGCTGGAGCCGGTGTTGCAGCTTTACAAGATGTATATCTTAAAAATTAA
- a CDS encoding IS4 family transposase codes for MSLGNVLLDSMGNFNSYVCDKYILVDNKLRNRKLPPECIMKYILWNRGRTTALEALYFMEEYWGELDMDVSKQAISQRRMIINPQAYIDINDELIREIYRRPEELKTFKGFYLTAGDGSIFDLPNYPTVREDFDIEDNNHSHHTSTARVSTMVDVLNEFIISSAISNRKYGEVKHAINHLEDAKDKIDLKKTITIYDRGYPSKDLILKTMDLNSFFIIRLKKDTFIEQRENITTDDEIIEVPIDKDYLRRISDNEIKELAKKQDKIKIRIITIPLSSGEIETLATNVFDKTITIDDFKMIYNKRWGIETSYDKLKNKLQTENFSGRRKIIIEQDFYSDIYVFNIATIVKHDVNQEIEQKRRNNKKYKYKDYQANFNIAVGLVKKELLNLINTDKEKQQQTITKIIKILQKHLIPIKKEIKSTNREPVDYGHKFSDNNKRSF; via the coding sequence ATGTCTTTAGGTAATGTTTTATTAGATAGTATGGGAAATTTTAATAGTTATGTTTGTGATAAATATATTTTAGTTGATAATAAACTTCGTAATCGTAAGTTGCCTCCGGAATGTATTATGAAGTATATTCTTTGGAATCGTGGCCGTACGACTGCTTTGGAAGCTTTGTATTTTATGGAGGAATATTGGGGTGAATTGGATATGGATGTTTCTAAGCAAGCTATTTCTCAAAGGAGGATGATTATTAATCCTCAAGCATATATTGATATTAATGATGAGTTAATACGGGAAATTTATAGGAGACCTGAAGAGTTGAAAACTTTCAAAGGTTTTTATTTAACTGCTGGTGATGGTTCGATATTTGATTTACCTAATTATCCTACTGTTCGTGAAGATTTTGATATTGAAGATAATAATCATTCCCACCATACTTCTACAGCTAGGGTTTCCACTATGGTTGATGTACTTAATGAATTTATCATTAGTTCTGCTATTAGTAACAGAAAATATGGTGAAGTTAAGCATGCTATTAACCATTTGGAAGATGCTAAAGATAAAATAGATCTTAAGAAGACAATAACAATATATGATAGAGGATATCCTTCCAAAGATTTAATTTTAAAAACAATGGATTTAAACTCATTTTTTATAATACGTCTTAAAAAAGACACATTCATAGAACAAAGAGAAAATATAACTACTGATGATGAAATAATAGAAGTACCAATTGATAAAGATTACCTGAGAAGAATATCAGATAATGAAATAAAAGAATTAGCAAAAAAGCAAGATAAAATAAAAATACGAATAATAACCATCCCCTTATCATCTGGAGAAATAGAAACCCTTGCAACAAATGTTTTTGATAAAACAATTACAATAGATGACTTTAAAATGATATACAACAAAAGATGGGGAATTGAAACCAGTTATGACAAACTAAAAAACAAACTACAAACTGAAAACTTCAGCGGAAGAAGAAAAATCATAATAGAACAAGACTTCTACTCAGATATATACGTATTCAACATAGCAACAATAGTAAAACATGATGTAAACCAAGAAATAGAACAAAAACGAAGAAACAATAAAAAATACAAATACAAGGACTACCAAGCAAACTTCAACATCGCAGTAGGACTGGTAAAAAAAGAATTACTAAACCTCATAAACACTGATAAAGAAAAACAACAACAAACAATAACAAAAATAATCAAAATACTACAAAAACACCTAATACCCATAAAAAAAGAAATCAAATCAACCAACAGAGAACCAGTAGATTACGGACACAAATTCTCAGACAACAATAAAAGATCATTTTAA